The Flavobacterium sp. 1 genome contains the following window.
AAAGTGGTTAGATAATTCCATGATTTTTCTACTACGGGCAAATAGGTCTCTCTGTCTAAGATGCCATTATTGATTCCCCATAAAAAACCATAAGTGAAAAAAGCCGTACCGCTTGTTTCTGGTCCGGGAGCATGTTCGGGATCCAGAATACTTCTTGTCCAATAACCCTCTTTTTGCTGGGCATCTGCCAAAGCTTTTGCCATATCTTTAAAACGGCTGATGTATTCTTTTTATGTTTAGCGTTTTTTGGTAAATCCTGAATAATTTTGGCATAGCCAGCAAAAATCCACCCGTCTCCTCTAGCCCAAAAATCTTTTTTCCCATTGGCACTTTTGTGTTTGGGATATACATATTTTGCATCACGAAAATATAGTTTAGCCTCCTCGTCATACATAATACTATTGGCATGCGCTAAATAAGAATGCAGTTTTTCTAAATACATTTCGTTCCCAGTAAGCTTATACAGCTTAGTCATTACAGGCATTACCATATATAATCCGTCTACCCACCACCAATAATCATTAGCCTCAGTGCTCATTTCATATTCCATAACTTCACGAGCACGGGCAATTTTTCGGGAATCATTTTTTCCTGTAAAACTGTACAGATCAATATAGGTTTGAAAACAAATCTGCCAGTCTCCAAAAAGCACATGCTTATCGTTTTCCCCATAATTGTATTTCCATTCCGATTTATCATTTGATTTGGCTCCCATCCATTGATTTTTTTCTGCCCAAGCCAAAGAATAATCCAAATATTTTTTATTTTGAGTTACTTTGTAAGCTTCCATATTTCCAGTATGATAAGCGGCAGCATTCCAAAAAGCATTACCCATTTCAGGATGTGTATCCTGCCAGCGGTTATTTACTTTATCAATGATTGCTATAACTTCTTTTTTTGATTGCTTTATTGCGGTTCCCTGCTTTACTGCGCCGCTTTTACAACTAATAACGACTAAAGAAAAAGCAGCCATTAGAATATAAAATGAGTTTTTTAAATTCATAATTATTTTTAGATTAAATTTTAAATAATTACGCATGACTCTATTTAAGCCCGTATTGTAATCGTTTTTATTTTTTTTAGGTTAAAGCTAAATCAGGCAGATTTCCAAAAACTCTCATTCAATATATATTTATTATCCTTAACGTTTTGATACTTCTTCTTAAACTCAGAGGGATTTAAATTATAAAACTGCTGAAAATGTTTCCTGAAATATTTAATATCGCCAAAACCGGCAATTGAAGCAGCTTGGCTTATCTGCAAGTCGGTAGTAATTAATAATGTTGCCACTTTTCGTAAACGCACATCGCGGGTAAATTCAGAAACCGATTTACCTGTAATTTTTTTAATTTTTTTATAAACCAATGAATAACTCATCCCTAAGTGTTCGGCCAGATCATTTACATTAAAATTATCGGAATCTAAATTGGCATCAATTATATCAACTATTTTGTCAATCAGTTTTTTATCCTCGTCGGATAACTTTAGACCTGCCGCTTTTTTTGTAACAGAATTAAGCAGGTAATTCTGTTCACTGTCTCTTCTTGCTAATATTCCGCTGATTCGGGCTAATAAATATTCATTATCAAATGGTTTTGTAATGTAATCATCAGCACCTACTTCGGCGCCTTTAAGTTTTACCTCTTCTGAAGTTCCTCCTGTGAGCAATATTACCGGAATATGCTTTAACTCTTCATCAGTTTTTATGTGTTTGCAAAAAGCCACTCCATTCATTTCTCCCATAACCACGTCAGAAATGATTAAATCGGGCTGCACTTTTTTTATTATGGCTAAAGCTGCTTCTGCACTTTCAGCCACAGTAACATGATATTTTGAAGTTAGTATCTGTCTTAAATAATTTCGTATTTGAGCATTATCATCAACAACCAAAATACTTTTTGCATCCTTTACTAAATCGTCAATATTTTCAGGTTCTTCATCTGTTTGTGATACATTTTCCTGTATCTCCGTTGCTTCCAAAGCTTCTTCTAAAAACAAGGTTCTCCCACTTAAATCTTCCCGAATTTCTATATCGCCAAAATGTTCTTTTCCCAGAAGTAATTTAATTTTAAAAATTGCTCCTCCATTTTCATGATCGCGACAGCTCACTTCGCCATAATGCTGATCAACAAACTGTTTTACCAGATAAAGACCAATACCAAATCCTTTTCGGTTGTTTTTGATGTTTCGGTTTGACTGATAGAATAAATTAAATATTTTCTCTTTATCAGCATCCGAAACTCCTTCTCCATTATCAACCACATTTATAATAACTTCATTATCCACGCAACGAAGGTTAACAGTAACTGTTCCATTTTCTTTTTCCGTAAACTTTAAAGCATTCGAAATCAGATTAAACAAAGCCATTTCTATTTTTTCCCGATCAACATAAACAAATAATTTTTCTTCGGAAATACTAAAACTGTAATCTATTTTTTTTGTTTTGGCATAATGCACAAAACAGCTAAACACCTCTTTGCATAGTTCTACAATATCAATCTGTCCAACTTTAAGTTTTCCAGTTTCTGTTTCTGTTTTTCTAAAAAGAAGCAGCTGATCTACTAAACTCAGTAATCTTCTCGAATTACTATATACCATTTCTATGACTCCCGGATCTATTTGCTGATCAGCACTATAGATTATATCTTTTAAAGGATTGATAATCATCGTTAAAGGCGATCTGAACTCATGAGAAATATTAGTAAAAAAGGTTATTTTTTTCTCATTCAATTCCTTCTCCTGTTTAGCCAAATCCTGAGAAAGTCTTACCTCATACCTAAGCTGTGCCTGCTGACGCTGGTATTTGTTAACTACATAAACAATAAATGCAATAACCAGAAAATATAAAAAATAGGCTAAACTGCTTCTGTACCATGGCGGTAATATAGTTATTGGCAATGAAATAGATTTTGTATTCCAAACTCCCTCAGTATTTGTAGATTTAATTTTCAATACATAATCTCCTTCTGTTATTCTGGAATAATTTGCATTTCTAATATTATCAACATAATGCCATTGCGAATCCCATCCCTCTAAAAAATAAGCATAGGATATTTTTTCAGGCAAACTGTATTCTAAAGCAGCAAATTCGATATTCAGCATCGATTCCTCATAAGGCAATTCTAGTTTCTCAATTCCAAAAGCGGCTAAACCCGATTGGTCAAAAACTTTGTTATTTACTTTTATGGAAGTGATGATCAGCTTTGGAAAGTCATGAATTTGGCTGTTTATTTTTGTATCAATAATATTAAAGCCTTTAATTCCTCCAAAAACTATTTCTCCAGTAGAGAGTTTCAGCGCTGCATTGTAATTAAACTGATTGCTTTGAAGTCCGTCAGCATCATTATAAATTGTGATTTTTCCGCTGTCGGCATTATATACAAATATTCCGTTATAGGTACTGCACCAGTAAGCTCCCTGATTATCTTTAACAATATTTAAAACTGAGTTATTTGAAATGCCATTGCTTTGGGTCAGTAATTTTTTTTCAAAAGTTTGGGGGTTAAAAATCATTAAACCTCCTCCTTCTGTACCCACGAGCATTTTTGTACTCGAATGAGAAACAATAGACCTCACAGGATATTTTGCATCAATCTCTTTCCGTTTCATTGTTGTCGGATTGAATTGAATCAGTTTTGTAAAATTTCCTATCCAAAGATTTCCATTCTTGTCTTCTGCCATCGAAATGATTCCTCTGATTTTTGCATCCACAAAATCGAATTTATCACTTGTTTCATCATAGCGGTACAGCCCTTCTTCATCTGGAGAAGCCACCCATAAAACATTGTTTTTTGCACGAAATAATACCCAGATATTCTTTTGTGTAACGTTATATTTGGGGTTAAAAAGATTGTATTTTTTAAAACTATGGGATTGAGAGTTAAAAAAGCAAATCCCTCCTCCATAGGTTCCAAACCAAGTTCCTTTACTGTCTTTTATAATTGCTGATACAAAATTATTAGACAGCGAATTTGGATTTTTTACATCATAAGAATAATTGGTAAATGTATTATTCTTTCTGTTCCATAAACTTGCACCCCCTCCGTCTGTTCCTATCCAAAGATCCTCACTGTCCTGCTCAGATAACGAAAGAATAAAATCGCTTGGCAAAGTATTTTTTATTTTTTCATTTTTAGAAATAGTTGTGAAAGGGCTTTTCCTTTCTTCAATTTTATTGACACCACCTCTTAACGTTCCAATCCAAACTCGATTTTCATTATCTAAACATAATGATGAAATTGCATTACTATTGAGTTTTTCTTCATTCAAGCTTTCACTTAATAAGGAAAAAGTATCCGAAGCATAATTATATTTAACTACTCCATTACCATTTGTAGCAATCCAAAGTTCCTTCTTATCGGGTTTACACATCAAATCAGAAATAGGATATTGAATTTCCTGATTAGTATAAATATGATGCGTTTTATTTTGGTCATTGTATTTCAACAAACCTCCATCAATTCCTACCCAAACATTTGAAAATTTATCATATAAAACACTGCCTCCGTCCACAAAGTCAGAAAACACTACAGAAAGTTTTTTTGCTGATGCATCCATAGTCACAAGGCCAACTCCAGCAACAGAACACCATAATTTACCGGATTTATCAAAATCCATTCCCTGAACATGGTAATCCCACTGTAATTTTCCTTTTATATAAAGCGGAACCTGTATGATTTTATCTTGTTTTCCTGCATAATAAAGCAACCCCTTGCCTGCTGTGCCGATGTACATATCTGTTTTGTAATCTCTAATTTCGTTGACAACAAAATCTATCAGCTCACTTTTAGAAGTTTTAGCATCTATATAATGCTTCGTGGTAAACCGATTACTCAAATAATTATAAACACTTATTCCTCCTTTTGTGCCAATCCAAATTTCATTTTGAGTGCCACAAATACTTACGACCCTGTTATTAATTAACGAATTGGCATCATTAGGCTCGTTTCTGAAACTTAAAAAACTATATCCGTCGTACCTGCTTATTCCGTCATAAGTGCCAAACCACATCAAACCCCGTTTGTCTTTGTAAACAGAAGTAACGGCATTATTAGCTAGCCCGTTCTTAATACCAATGTATCCAATGTTGTATTTTTTTTGTCCATATTTGGGAATAAATGAACCTGCAGCCTGAGGTTTGGCCGAAAAACAAACAAAAAGTATTAAAAATAAAAAGATTCTATTTTTCAAAATATATTATGTTTGCGGTTGAGTATAAAGTTTTTTTATAATCTATTCTTTTAAATTTTGTAAAAGTCTAAAACTGCTAAGATAATACTAAATCAGCTATTAATCGAGGCTCAAATTGCTCTTAAAAAATTAATCTCTGAAATTAGAAAAAACCTATGAAGAAGATCATAGGTTTTTAAAAACACACAAAAACCAGCAACTAATTAACTAAAGAAATTATATAAGAATAAGAATACTTCTTGTCCAATAACCGGTAAGGATCATGAGGAGGTCTTCCCCAGCTGTCATCTCCGCCAAGGCCTCTTTGTTTGTAATCTATATGCAGATAAACCGCTTCTTTCGAATTTAAATTTAAATCTGAAGGATGACGCTGTGCTTTATTTTTTCCCGGATCCAAATCTTCTGTCGAAATGTTCAATGCACTAAAACCAATCGGCTGCTGTCCTTCAATTTTTAAACCTTGCCCATTTGCATTTTTTAAAGTCAGCCAGCGTACATCTGTTTTATAACCCGATTCCTGAGGGCGGATATAATTTCTAGCGTACTGATTCATTACTTTATCTGAATATTCTCCAATAAATGAAGCCGAATTTCTATCCGAATAATTTTCCCAAGGTCCTCTTCCGTAATAATTTAAATTTTCAAACGCACCGTTTAATTTTGCGCGCATTCCGAAACGAGGCAGTTCAGGTAAATCTTTTCCAATTAAATCAATAGCTGCAGTAACTTTTATGGAACCATTATTCTGAATCAAATAGTCTACGGTGAAAGGAACATCAGCTTCTGCTAACTTATAAGCCACTTTTATAAGTAACCCTTCAGTAGTATTTTTATCTAAATTAACACTTACAACAGTTGCATTTTTTGATGCTTCTTTCCAAATTGCTAATTTTTTTGGCATCTCGTTTCCAAAATCATTATCCGTTGGCGCACGCCAAAAATAGGGTGTTGGAAAATTGGCAAAAAAAGTAGTTCCATTTTTCAAATTATATTTCAATATTTCTCCTTTTTGCAGATCAAATTCTCCTGCAATGCTTTCTGTTTCAAAAGAAATTACATTATTTTTAACGGAATACTTTAATTTGGAAGCACTTTTTACCACAGTATTATTTGCAAAATAATTTCCTTTTCCTATTGCAAATTGTGCTCTGGCAAATTCAAATCCCTTCGCAACCAAAGGAGCATCATATTTTGAAACTGCAAAAACATTTAAATAATATTCTGAATTTTCATCAAGCTGTCCCAAATCTAAAACAGTTTTTTTACTTTCTTCCGGATTCAAGTCTAAACTAAATTCACCAGACTTGGCTTTTAATCCGTTTTTAATCAATTCCCATTTAAAAATATAATTCGAAAGATTGGTAAAATCAAAATGATTGGTCACCAGTAAATCAGATTCATTATTCAGCTGAAATTGAATGTTTTGGTATACTTTTTTCACTTCCTCTAAAGCTGGTTTTGGAGTTCTGTTCGAAAATATAAGTCCGTCAGCACAGCCATTTTCGTCATTTTGCAAATCAGCACCGCCTAAATCACCTCCGTAAGCCCAAAAAACTTCCCCTTTGTCATTTTTAGTTTTAATTCCCTGATCTACCCAGTCCCAGATAAACCCGCCCTGCATACGTTTACTGCTGTTGATAATATCCCAGTATTCCTGAAAATTCCCACTGCTGTTTCCCATAGCATGTGCATACTCGCACATTATGTAGGGACGAATTTTATCAGAATTAGCGTAATCCTTCATGCTTTTGATTCCGGGATACATAGGCGCAACGATATCGGTATTTCTATTCTCTCCTGCCTGCTCAAACTGAACTGGACGAGTAATATCTTCTTTTTTCAACCAATCGTAGGCATTATAAAAAACAGGACCGTTTCCGCACTCATTTCCCAAAGACCAGATGATAATTGACGGATGATTTTTATCAATAGCAAACATTCTATGGATACGATCCAGATGAGCCGGCGCCCATTCTGGTAAATAAGCCGGATGTTTTGTTTTATCAAACCTGTTTTGCCACTCTGCGCCCATTGCGTGGCTTTCAATATTAGCTTCATCCACTACATAAAAACCATACTCATCACATAAATCATAAATATGAGTATCATGGGGATAATGACTCATTCTAATAGCGTTAATATTATGTTCTTTCATTAACTGAAGATCTTTCAGTGTTAGTTTTTCATTTGGAACATGCCCATTTTCATCATCATGCTCATGAATATTAACTCCTTTAACCATCACAGCCTTGCCATTTACTAACAATCGGGCATCTTTGATTTCTACTTTTCTAAAACCTGTTTTTTTAGAAATAATTTCCAGTGTTTTTCCTTTATTATCCAGTAATGTAATGGTATAACGGTATAAATTTGGCGTTTCGTTATTCCATTGTTTTACATTTTCAATTGTTTTGGCAAAGCTGATTTTTTGCTCTTTAGGACTTACTTTTTTACTTTCAGAATAAACTGTTTTTCCTTCATTGTCAAACAATTCAACTTTGACAGCCGGATTTTTAATTTTATTGTTTTCGAAATATTTTAAAGTAACATCCAGATTAAAAATCCCATTTCTATATTGACCGTCTAATTCGCTCTTTACAAAATAATCCCAAACTGCAATTTTAGGCATTGCCTGCAGATAAACATCTCGCTCGATACCGCTTAATCTCCAAAAATCCTGATCTTCCAAGTAACTTCCGTCATGCCATCGAAATACCTGCACAGCAATTAGGTTATTTCCTTTTTGCAATAAAGAAGTAATATTAAATTCGGCTGGCGTTTTAGATGCCTTTGTCATCCCCCCTTCTTTTCCGTTCAGGAATACTCTGGCATAACCTGAAATAGAAGCAAAATGAAGTATAATTTCTTTGTCTTTCCATGAATCTGCTACTGCAAAAGTGCGTCTGTAAGTTCCAACAGGGTTATAATCGCCATTTATGAAAGGAGGATTTTTAGGAAATGGATACGTAATATTAGTATAAATTGGAATGTCATAACCCTGCAATTCCCAGTTAGAAGGCACTTGAATGTTTTTCCAGCTGGTGTCATCCAAATTCACAGCAAAAAATTCTACTGGTCTTTGAGATGGATTTTTAACAATATTGAATTTCCAGCTTCCGTTCAAACTCTGATATAATTCTGATTTTTGAGGATTATTATCTTTCAGCTCAGCTTCATTACCAAATAAAAGAAAAGAGCTTCTGCCCGCTTCTTTTCCTCTGTCTAAAATTTGAGGATTTTCCCATTCATTACTTTGGGCAAAACTATTTTGCAGACTTAAAAACAAAGCAAGCGCTAATACAATTTTTTTCATTTAAATATTTTTAAAAAATCAGGTTTTAAACTTTAATATTCCAGATTTTATTTCAAATTACCTTTATCAATAATTATTAGAAATGGATTTCCAAATAAAACAAATGAAATAAAAACGGTCTTACAAATTTAGATAACATCACATAAGACATGAGGGGCTTTACAATAAAATAGAAGGGGCATATCAATATCAAACATAAAAAAGCACTGCAGAACGTTGATATTTATGCCGTTTTAAAATTCTTAAAATTCAAAAATGAGCAAGAAAAAAATGTTTATATATCTAATTTCTTTTACTCCCATGAAGATTTTTGCATCATTGGCAATTCAGCTGGACAAGAAAATTATTTAAGCACGAATTAGTTAGCAGTTATATCAAATCTGTTGTGCAAGATAAAATTATCCAACGATGCCGACCAGTAATTTTAAATTAATTCAAATAAAGTCTTAACAAAATTTGGATTAGTTAATTTCGCAAAAAAAATTAAAGTATAGACTAAACAACTCTGATGTAATGATAGTCCACATATTTGGTTTTCGAAATAAAAATTCCAAGGTTACAGCACTTATTTATTAGCCACAAATTATACTATTTCGAACTAACTAATTTGTGCAAATTTGTGTAATTTGGTCTAAATTATTTTAGAAGCAAGAGTAAAATACTAAAGCGCTTAGTTTTGAACTTTAACTGAGATCAATAAAAAATAAAACTTATGGATTCCAATTTTGAATACCGTTTTTCCATAAGTCTAAAAAATAAAACAAATGAACACTGTTGCCCCAAAAGAAAATTTTTTAATCATGAAATATATAAAACACTTTTTCAATTTTACATTTATTATTCTTCCTTTGACAATTTTGGCACAAGGCAAAGTGACTTTTTCTATCCAAAACAGCTCTACTTTAGAACGAAAAGCAACAGTAGTATCTATACCATGGGAACAAGTAATCTCCAGCTTTCCGCAAATTGATACCGTAAATTTTGTGGTAATTAATTCTGTTACCAAAAAACAGATCCCTTTTCAGTTAGAACACCATGGACTGGCTGCAATTCAAAATTTACTGATACAGCTCGATGTTAAAGCAAAATCAGCTGTTTCGGTTTTTATACAAAAAGGAAAACCGGAAGTTTTTACTCCGAAAACCTACGCCCGTTATGTACCCGAACGCAAAGACGATTTTGCATGGGAAAATGACCAAATCGCTTTTCGTGCCTACGGGAAAGCATTAGAAAATACAAACGAAAATGCCTATGGTTTGGACGTTTGGGTTAAAAGAACCGACAGACTCATCCTCAACGAAAGATATAAGCGAAATGAATACCATATCGACCATGGCGACGGGATGGATTATTATCACGTGGGTTTTACACTGGGAGCTGGAAATATGGCACCTTATGTAAATGATACCATTCGCTATTCGGCAAATTACCATCAGTGGAAAATATTAGATAACGGGCCTTTGCGCTCTGCATTTCAATTAACCTACGACACTTGGGACGCAGGCGGTATAAAAGTAAAAGCTGTAAAAACCATTTCTCTGGATGCCGGTTCTCAGCTTAATAAAATAGAAAATGTCTATACTTTTGACAGCGATAAACCCTTGCCTGTAGTAGTTGGAATTATAAAAAGACCCGAAAACGGTGTTATTTCATTAAACGAACAACAAGGCATTATGAGTTATTGGGAACCTGTTCATGGCGCAGACGGCACAACAGGTGTTGGATCAATATTAACTACTCCAGTAAGCAATATGTTTGTGAACGGCACACAGCTTTTAGCAAAGACAACCGTTCAAAATAACATTCCAATCGTTTATTATACAGGAGCCGCCTGGGATAAAGCCGGAAAAATTACCGATGCTAAACAATGGGAGAACTATTTAAATAACTTTTATCAGCAAATAAAAGAACCTTTAATCATAAAGGCTGATTAGGCTTCTTCATAAAGATTTGACAGCTTCTGAATTTATTGCAGCTCCGTATAATACCTGTTTTGGAAATAAATCCTGATAAAAAAGCCGTAAATCTATCTATAGTCTTTTCAACTAAAACATAAAACAGTTTATCCGTTTCATTCAAAACACATAGAATTACCTATCATATCTTCATAATAGAATAAATTTTACTGCTAGAGATTAAGAACAATAAATAATACAAAACAACTATACTATTTAAAAAACAGTAAAAATCAAAACCTAAAAACTATTCTCATATCAATATAATTATTTCTATTTTTGTAACATAAACAAACAATTTAGTTATGCTCATCATAGGAATCGCAGGAGGAACAGGGTCTGGAAAGACAACAGTAGTACATCAAATCATGAATGAACTGCCCGAAGCCGAAGTTGGAATTATTGCTCAGGACTCTTACTACAAACAAACGCACGATCTGAGTTACGAAGACCGTTCCCACATCAATTTTGATCATCCGAGAGCTATTGATTTTGAACTGCTGGTTGCGCATCTCAAAGAATTAAAGGCAGGAAACACCATCAACCAGCCAGTATATTCGTTTGTACAGCACAACAGAACCGATGATATCGTTGTTACGCATCCGCGAAAAGTAATGATTGTGGAAGGCATATTAATTCTGACCAATCCCGAATTAAGAAACCTTTTTGACATAAAAATATTTGTTCACACAGACTCTGACGAACGCTTAATCCGTCGTATGAAAAGAGACATTGCAGAACGTGGAAGGGATATGAATGAAGTTCTGAACCGCTATCAAAGCACCCTAAAACCTATGCATGAACAATTCATAGAACCTACAAAAGCATTTGCCGATATTATTATTCCAAATGATAAATTTAACACTGTAGCAATCGATGTGGTTCGTGCTGTAATTAATCAGCGTATTTTATAATTTTATTGTAATTTTATTGCAGATTAAAACGCAATAGATTTTTACTTTCTGGTAAAAATTAAAGTAATCCGAAACAAAATCTCAATTTTCTATTAAAATTAGGCAAAAAACCCAATGAAGAACCCTTTTAAAAACAGCTATTGGTTTAAAATTTTGAGTAACAAGTACGTTTGGGTCTCATTATCATTTTTAGTCTGGATGGTTTTTCTGGATAATTACTCCTATTTTGAACATCGTTTTTTAGACAAGCAAATTGACGAACTGGAGGATAATGCTACTTATTATCAAGAAGAAATCAGGAAAGATGAAGAAAACATCAAACAGCTAAAAAATCCTTTGCAAATAGAAAAATATGCTCGTGAAAAATACTATATGAAAAAAGATAGTGAAGATATTTATATCATCCAGTTTGACGGTGATACAGTGAATAAAAAATAATCCTGACGCATATTAAATCTAATTACAATTAAAAATGGCCAAGAATTTATTCGATGATTTCAGCCCGGTTTCTGCAAAACTTTGGAAACAAAAAATTCAATTTGAACTCAAAGGAGCCGATTATAATGAAACCTTAATCTGGAATTCTCCTGAAGACATCAAAGTGAAGCCATTTTATGACAAAGAAGATTCTACTAAAAAATATGCCGTTTCTTCAAAAGCTTCACAATTTAGAATTTGCCAGAATATATTTGTTTTTGATCTTGATAAATCCATTGAAAAAGCCCTAGATGCCATTAATCGTGGAGCCGAAAGCCTCCGTTTTACCATTCCAGAAGAAAACATAAACGTTACAAAATTATTAGAAAAACTTCCTTTAGAAGAAATCGCCGTTTATTTTCATTTTCAATTCATTTCAATCGATTTCGTTAAAAAAATTGATGCGATTGCAAAAGAAAAAAGCGCAACTATCTATTGTCTTTTAGATCCAATAGGACGATTGGCCAAAGACGGAAATTGGTATTCTACACAAGAAAAAAACAATTTTGAAACACTGAATATACTTACCAAAGAAGCTCCTTCGCTTTCACTCATCAGTATTAACAGCGGTTTGTATCAAAATGCAGGAGCAAATATGGTCCAGCAAATCGCATACAGCCTTGCTCACGCTAATGAATATTTCAATCGAATAAATGCAATTAGCAAGCCTATTGTTTTTCAAATTTCAGTGGGAACCAATTATTTCTTTGAAATTGCAAAACTCCGAGCTTTTCGAATACTTTTTAAAAAAATAGCTCATGAATATGATCACAATTTAGATTGCCAAATACTTGTTACCCCATCCAAACGCAACAAAACCATATACGATTATAATGTCAATATGCTTCGCACAACTACCGAATGCATGAGTGCAATTCTTGGCGGTGCCGATGCTATTGCAAATTTGCCTTATGATGCATTATACCACAAAGACAATGAATTTGGCGACCGAATTGCCAGAAATCAATTATTGATTCTAAAAAATGAAAGTTATTTTGACAAAGTGGATAATCCGGCAGATGGCAGTTATTATATTGAAAGCTTAACCAGTCAATTGGCAGAAAAAGCGCTGTTATTATTTAAAGATATTGAAGCCAAAGGCGGATTCCTAAAACAGCTGAATGATGGCATTATCAAAAGAAAAATCCAAGAAAGTGCTGATGCTGAACAAGTACTTTTCGATTCTGGAAAAGAAACGCTTTTAGGAACCAACAAATACCCTAACAAAAATGACAAAATGAAACAGGATTTAGAATTGTTTCCTTTTGTAAAAATAAAACCCCGAAAAACATTGATTACGCCAATTATTGAAAAACGCCTGGCAGAAAAATTGGAACAGGAGCGTCTAGCAAATGAATAATAAAATTCATGCATTCAATATTCTGTTTTCAATAAACAATAAAAATCAATTTGGTTTCTGACTGAAACGATGAAAGTCAAAAAAATGAAAAGAAAAGATTTACAGCATATAACACTTAAAGAGGATTTTCAGACTGCAGACTGCAGACTGCAGACTGAAAATTTCCTGACCGCCGAAGGAATTGAGCTTCACAAAACCTATTCTCAAAAGGACATCGAAACTCTCGAACATCTTGATTTTGCAGCTGGTTTTGCTCCCAATTTGCGTGGTCCTTACGCTTCAATGTATGTCCGCAGACCTTGGACAATCCGTCAATATGCAGGATTTTCTACAGCCCAAGAAAGCAATGCTTTTTACAGACGGAATCTTGCTGCAGGACAAAAAGGGCTTTCAATTGCGTTTGATCTGCCAACCCATAGAGGATATGATTCAGATCACGACCGTGTAGTAGGCGATGTTGGAA
Protein-coding sequences here:
- a CDS encoding two-component regulator propeller domain-containing protein, which gives rise to MKNRIFLFLILFVCFSAKPQAAGSFIPKYGQKKYNIGYIGIKNGLANNAVTSVYKDKRGLMWFGTYDGISRYDGYSFLSFRNEPNDANSLINNRVVSICGTQNEIWIGTKGGISVYNYLSNRFTTKHYIDAKTSKSELIDFVVNEIRDYKTDMYIGTAGKGLLYYAGKQDKIIQVPLYIKGKLQWDYHVQGMDFDKSGKLWCSVAGVGLVTMDASAKKLSVVFSDFVDGGSVLYDKFSNVWVGIDGGLLKYNDQNKTHHIYTNQEIQYPISDLMCKPDKKELWIATNGNGVVKYNYASDTFSLLSESLNEEKLNSNAISSLCLDNENRVWIGTLRGGVNKIEERKSPFTTISKNEKIKNTLPSDFILSLSEQDSEDLWIGTDGGGASLWNRKNNTFTNYSYDVKNPNSLSNNFVSAIIKDSKGTWFGTYGGGICFFNSQSHSFKKYNLFNPKYNVTQKNIWVLFRAKNNVLWVASPDEEGLYRYDETSDKFDFVDAKIRGIISMAEDKNGNLWIGNFTKLIQFNPTTMKRKEIDAKYPVRSIVSHSSTKMLVGTEGGGLMIFNPQTFEKKLLTQSNGISNNSVLNIVKDNQGAYWCSTYNGIFVYNADSGKITIYNDADGLQSNQFNYNAALKLSTGEIVFGGIKGFNIIDTKINSQIHDFPKLIITSIKVNNKVFDQSGLAAFGIEKLELPYEESMLNIEFAALEYSLPEKISYAYFLEGWDSQWHYVDNIRNANYSRITEGDYVLKIKSTNTEGVWNTKSISLPITILPPWYRSSLAYFLYFLVIAFIVYVVNKYQRQQAQLRYEVRLSQDLAKQEKELNEKKITFFTNISHEFRSPLTMIINPLKDIIYSADQQIDPGVIEMVYSNSRRLLSLVDQLLLFRKTETETGKLKVGQIDIVELCKEVFSCFVHYAKTKKIDYSFSISEEKLFVYVDREKIEMALFNLISNALKFTEKENGTVTVNLRCVDNEVIINVVDNGEGVSDADKEKIFNLFYQSNRNIKNNRKGFGIGLYLVKQFVDQHYGEVSCRDHENGGAIFKIKLLLGKEHFGDIEIREDLSGRTLFLEEALEATEIQENVSQTDEEPENIDDLVKDAKSILVVDDNAQIRNYLRQILTSKYHVTVAESAEAALAIIKKVQPDLIISDVVMGEMNGVAFCKHIKTDEELKHIPVILLTGGTSEEVKLKGAEVGADDYITKPFDNEYLLARISGILARRDSEQNYLLNSVTKKAAGLKLSDEDKKLIDKIVDIIDANLDSDNFNVNDLAEHLGMSYSLVYKKIKKITGKSVSEFTRDVRLRKVATLLITTDLQISQAASIAGFGDIKYFRKHFQQFYNLNPSEFKKKYQNVKDNKYILNESFWKSA